From Coffea arabica cultivar ET-39 chromosome 2e, Coffea Arabica ET-39 HiFi, whole genome shotgun sequence, the proteins below share one genomic window:
- the LOC113730475 gene encoding uncharacterized protein isoform X1, giving the protein MSMAIFQHVVTAPFARTVRFRTLTVACTTVTLPSLKKKAEASSKVDLQSQVLLGMSEQELQQVAVDFGQERYRGKQLHHLLYKRKVKEIQDFSQVPLAFRNELQEAGWRVGRSPVYKTVTAADGTIKLLIKLEDNRLVETVGIPVEDDKGSVRLTACVSSQVGCPLRCSFCATGKGGFARNLKRHEIVEQVLAIEDVFKHRVTNVVFMGMGEPMLNLKEVLEAHRCLNKDIQIGQRMITISTVGVPNTIKKLASYKLQSTLAISLHAPNQKLRESIVPSAKSYPLEAIMKDCRDYFLETSRRVSFEYTLLAGVNDTIEHALELAEMLHEWGRSYHVNLIPFNPVEGSDYQRPYKKSILAFAAALESRKITVSIRQTRGLDASAACGQLRNQFQKSPLLTGAEDQQSNSEIAVSC; this is encoded by the exons ATGTCAATGGCGATATTTCAGCACGTGGTCACAGCACCCTTTGCACGCACCGTAAGGTTCCGTACCCTGACTGTCGCCTGTACCACCGTAACTTTACCTTCTCTCAAGAAGAAGGCCGAGGCATCATCAAAAGTGGACTTGCAGTCGCAGGTTCTCCTCGGCATGTCTGAGCAAGAACTTCAACAAGTTGCCGTCGATTTCGGTCAG GAACGCTACAGAGGTAAACAATTGCACCATTTACTGTATAAAAGAAAAGTTAAAGAAATTCAAGACTTTAGTCAAG tgCCATTGGCATTCAGGAATGAGTTGCAGGAAGCAGGATGGAGAGTTGGGAGGTCACCAGTATATAAGACTGTTACGGCAGCTGATGGCACCATTAAG TTACTGATAAAATTGGAGGACAACCGATTGGTTGAAACTGTTGGGATACCAGTGGAAGATGATAAAGGTTCAGTCAGGTTGACTGCATGTGTCTCATCCCAG GTAGGCTGTCCATTGCGCTGTTCCTTTTGTGCCACTGGCAAGGGGGGATTTGCAAGAAACCTTAAGAGGCATGAAATTGTAGAGCAG GTGTTGGCAATAGAAGATGTTTTCAAGCACAGGGTTACAAATGTCGTGTTTATGGGAATGGGTGAGCCGATGTTGAACCTTAAAGAAGTTCTTGAAGCACACCGTTGCCTGAATAAG GATATCCAAATTGGGCAGAGGATGATCACAATATCAACTGTTGGAGTtccaaatacaataaaaaagcTGGCTTCTTACAAGCTTCAATCGACGTTGGCTATTAG CTTACATGCTCCAAACCAGAAACTCCGCGAAAGTATAGTACCAAGTGCAAAGTCCTATCCTTTGGAAGCAATCATGAAGGATTGCAGGGACTATTTCCTTGAAACCAGTCGACGGGTGTCTTTTGAATACACACTTTTAG CTGGAGTCAATGATACCATTGAGCATGCGTTAGAGTTAGCAGAAATGCTTCATGAATGGGGTCGTAGTTATCATGTCAACCTGATACCGTTTAATCCAGTTGAAGGATCTGATTACCAGCGTCCATATAAAAAATCA ATTCTTGCATTTGCAGCCGCTCTGGAGTCCCGTAAAATAACAGTCAGTATCCGGCAGACTCGAGGTCTTGATGCTAGTGCTGCATGTGGACAGCTGAGAAATCAGTTCCAAAAGAGCCCTTTGCTTACTGGTGCCGAGGACCAGCAATCAAACTCAGAGATTGCGGTTAGTTGTTGA
- the LOC113730476 gene encoding serine/arginine-rich SC35-like splicing factor SCL30 isoform X2 — MRRYSPPYYSPPRRGYGGRPRSPLRRGYGGERGRRKEQNHGSLLVRNIPLDCRPEELRVPFERFGLVRDVYLPKDYYTGEPRGFAFVQFVDPYEAAEAQYQMNGQIFAGREISVVVAAETRKRPEEMRRKARTGGPVGYGGRRSSYYGHSRSRSRSRSPRYASGSRGRYRSRSYSPAARGRNDYSISPPRRYDDRPRSPRDHLQDRDLVHIHRSYSPGYHDVADRNGSSYANRLV; from the exons ATGAGGAGGTATAGTCCACCATATTACAGTCCTCCAAGGAGAGGATATGGAGGTCGACCTAGAAGCCCTCTAAGAAGGGGCTATGGTGGAGAGCGTGGTAGGCGTAAAGAGCAAAATCATGGAAGTCTTTTGGTTCGAAACATTCCTTTGGATTGCAG GCCAGAAGAACTTCGAGTTCCCTTTGAAAGATTTGGATTAGTCAGGGATGTCTACCTTCCAAAGGACTATTATACAGG GGAACCTCGTGGCTTTGCTTTTGTGCAGTTCGTTGATCCCTATGAAGCTGCAGAGGCTCAATATCAAATGAATGGACAGATTTTTGCTGGTAGGGAGATATCTGTAGTTGTTGCTGCTGAGACTAGAAAAAGGCCTGAAGAGATGCGCAGAAAAGCTAGGACTGG TGGACCTGTAGGCTATGGGGGACGACGGTCATCTTACTATG GGCATTCTAGGTCTCGCTCTCGTTCACGCTCCCCTCGATATGCTTCAGGTTCTAGAGGTCGATATAGatcaag GTCGTACTCTCCTGCAGCAAGGGGCCGTAATGATTATTCTATTTCTCCACCGAGAAGGTATGATGATCGCCCTAGATCTCCAAGAGATCATCTGCAAGACCGAGACCTCGTTCATATTCACAGGTCATATTCTCCTGGTTACCATGATGTGGCTGACCGAAATGGCAGCAGCTATGCCAA
- the LOC113730475 gene encoding uncharacterized protein isoform X2: MSMAIFQHVVTAPFARTVRFRTLTVACTTVTLPSLKKKAEASSKVDLQSQVLLGMSEQELQQVAVDFGQLLIKLEDNRLVETVGIPVEDDKGSVRLTACVSSQVGCPLRCSFCATGKGGFARNLKRHEIVEQVLAIEDVFKHRVTNVVFMGMGEPMLNLKEVLEAHRCLNKDIQIGQRMITISTVGVPNTIKKLASYKLQSTLAISLHAPNQKLRESIVPSAKSYPLEAIMKDCRDYFLETSRRVSFEYTLLAGVNDTIEHALELAEMLHEWGRSYHVNLIPFNPVEGSDYQRPYKKSILAFAAALESRKITVSIRQTRGLDASAACGQLRNQFQKSPLLTGAEDQQSNSEIAVSC, from the exons ATGTCAATGGCGATATTTCAGCACGTGGTCACAGCACCCTTTGCACGCACCGTAAGGTTCCGTACCCTGACTGTCGCCTGTACCACCGTAACTTTACCTTCTCTCAAGAAGAAGGCCGAGGCATCATCAAAAGTGGACTTGCAGTCGCAGGTTCTCCTCGGCATGTCTGAGCAAGAACTTCAACAAGTTGCCGTCGATTTCGGTCAG TTACTGATAAAATTGGAGGACAACCGATTGGTTGAAACTGTTGGGATACCAGTGGAAGATGATAAAGGTTCAGTCAGGTTGACTGCATGTGTCTCATCCCAG GTAGGCTGTCCATTGCGCTGTTCCTTTTGTGCCACTGGCAAGGGGGGATTTGCAAGAAACCTTAAGAGGCATGAAATTGTAGAGCAG GTGTTGGCAATAGAAGATGTTTTCAAGCACAGGGTTACAAATGTCGTGTTTATGGGAATGGGTGAGCCGATGTTGAACCTTAAAGAAGTTCTTGAAGCACACCGTTGCCTGAATAAG GATATCCAAATTGGGCAGAGGATGATCACAATATCAACTGTTGGAGTtccaaatacaataaaaaagcTGGCTTCTTACAAGCTTCAATCGACGTTGGCTATTAG CTTACATGCTCCAAACCAGAAACTCCGCGAAAGTATAGTACCAAGTGCAAAGTCCTATCCTTTGGAAGCAATCATGAAGGATTGCAGGGACTATTTCCTTGAAACCAGTCGACGGGTGTCTTTTGAATACACACTTTTAG CTGGAGTCAATGATACCATTGAGCATGCGTTAGAGTTAGCAGAAATGCTTCATGAATGGGGTCGTAGTTATCATGTCAACCTGATACCGTTTAATCCAGTTGAAGGATCTGATTACCAGCGTCCATATAAAAAATCA ATTCTTGCATTTGCAGCCGCTCTGGAGTCCCGTAAAATAACAGTCAGTATCCGGCAGACTCGAGGTCTTGATGCTAGTGCTGCATGTGGACAGCTGAGAAATCAGTTCCAAAAGAGCCCTTTGCTTACTGGTGCCGAGGACCAGCAATCAAACTCAGAGATTGCGGTTAGTTGTTGA